The following coding sequences are from one Nicotiana tomentosiformis chromosome 3, ASM39032v3, whole genome shotgun sequence window:
- the LOC117273428 gene encoding uncharacterized protein, whose protein sequence is MGSYQQGRPGERFQQQQRPPCPRCGKMHLGVYYMDLPICYGCGMRGDIQRDCRLSYQNMGSCTAQPASSVDATYAVPLIARGTLAHVGLGAARGGEQSSGGPSRFYTIRDCQSSEASPDVVIGILYVQSHDVYALIDIGSTLSYVTPYVAIEFRIKPEQLHEPFSVSTLVG, encoded by the coding sequence atgggatcctaccagcagggtcggcccggTGAGAGATTTCAGCAGCAacagaggcccccatgccctaggtgtgggaagatgcacttagGGGTCTACTACATGGACCTgcccatatgctacgggtgcggTATGAGGGGtgacattcagagggattgccgtTTGTCCTACCAGAATATGGGCAGTTGTAccgcacaaccagcgagttccgTAGATGCTACATATGCAGTACCTCTTATAGCTCGAGGCACTCTAGCACACGTAGGGCTTGGTGCAGCTAGAGGTGGTGAACAAAGTTCGGGAGGACCTAGCCGGTTCTATACAATAAGGGATTgccagagttcagaggcttctccagatgttgtcataggtatattgtacgttcaatctcatgatgtatatgctcttattgatatcggttccactttgtcgtatgttactccttatgttgctatagaATTCAGGATAAAACCGGAACAActccatgagccgttctctgtatctactctggttggttaG